CCATTGTAAACGGCACCACATCAAATTCTAATTATTAAATAATAAATGTATGAGTGTTCATATTGAAGCCCAAAAAGGAGATATCGCAGAAACCATATTGCTCCCGGGCGATCCTTTACGCGCCAAATGGATTGCGGAAACTTTTTTAGAAAATCCTGTTTGTTTTAATAAAGTAAGAAACATGTTTGGTTATACTGGAACCTATAACGGTAAGAGGGTTTCTGTTATGGGAACTGGTATGGGTATCCCTTCCATTTCCATTTACGCCCACGAACTTATTACCGAATATGATGTAAAAAATTTGATTCGTGTGGGCAGTGCTGGGTCCTATCAGGAGGATGTAAAAATTAGAGATATTGTTTTAGCCATGGCTGCATCATCCAACTCAGGTTTAAACGAAATCCGATTTAACGGGGCTGATTACGCACCTACTGCAGATTTTGATTTATTTAAAAAGGCACTAAAAGCTGCTGAAACAAAGAACATACCAATAAAAGCAGGTAATATTTTTAGTTCAGATGAGTTTTATGCCGACGATTTTAAATCGTTTAAAAAATGGTCCAAATTTGGTGTGCTTTGTGTAGAGATGGAAACCGCTGGATTGTATACTGTAGCCGCAAAACACCATGTTAAGGCACTTTCTATTTTAACCATTTCTGATTCCTTAGTTA
This genomic interval from Tamlana carrageenivorans contains the following:
- the deoD gene encoding purine-nucleoside phosphorylase produces the protein MSVHIEAQKGDIAETILLPGDPLRAKWIAETFLENPVCFNKVRNMFGYTGTYNGKRVSVMGTGMGIPSISIYAHELITEYDVKNLIRVGSAGSYQEDVKIRDIVLAMAASSNSGLNEIRFNGADYAPTADFDLFKKALKAAETKNIPIKAGNIFSSDEFYADDFKSFKKWSKFGVLCVEMETAGLYTVAAKHHVKALSILTISDSLVTGERTTSLERETTFKDMIDIALELA